The following coding sequences are from one Spea bombifrons isolate aSpeBom1 chromosome 13, aSpeBom1.2.pri, whole genome shotgun sequence window:
- the LOC128470901 gene encoding Ig-like V-type domain-containing protein FAM187A: protein MAHASLWTSSPLWVVAIFCIFSPAQNFEIIEKEDIYSVVPCPAFLLFDSVAYLADMTFELPCNCKPDNVHSVVWYYQRNLGAKDTRILTRITATAVDSKRGQIQSVAHLSYDIKMFNLIVFQAQPEESGHYICGTLDGQFFYGYNVDIQPSRDAHITFADKHANPQPELKMNDFTAFTALWEWSKCDRCDVRGEQRRLGMCYLQSPYIFPRNRVSKADVAPCGSGAVPARFKPYLADRKTEILIRSCETPCYKAKKGFFGKLQSLMHSLYKLKKHIPFIPKAPTQVHTHALGENLVLACPDAKPHHSVAWDKDKERLYLADYLIGQKGSMRVFIDHGNHLKIHPSNAVTKASTTAGWTVN from the coding sequence ATGGCGCATGCCTCGCTGTGGACTTCTTCACCTTTATGGGTGGTGGCCATTTTCTGCATCTTTTCTCCAGCGCAGAACTTtgaaattatagaaaaggaGGACATCTACAGCGTTGTTCCCTGCCCTGCTTTTCTACTTTTTGATTCCGTTGCGTACCTGGCTGACATGACCTTTGAACTACCCTGCAATTGCAAACCGGATAACGTACACTCCGTGGTGTGGTACTACCAAAGGAACTTAGGTGCAAAGGACACGCGCATTCTTACGAGAATTACGGCTACCGCCGTGGACAGCAAACGAGGACAGATTCAGTCCGTTGCCCATCTCTCGTACGATATAAAGATGTTCAACCTCATCGTCTTCCAGGCTCAGCCGGAAGAATCTGGACATTATATCTGCGGCACTCTAGATGGACAGTTCTTCTACGGCTACAACGTGGACATCCAGCCATCCAGGGACGCTCATATCACCTTTGCAGACAAGCATGCAAATCCACAGCCGGAGCTGAAGATGAACGACTTCACGGCTTTCACTGCTTTGTGGGAATGGTCCAAGTGCGACCGTTGTGACGTGAGAGGAGAACAGAGGAGATTGGGAATGTGCTACCTTCAAAGCCCGTACATTTTCCCAAGGAACCGGGTGAGTAAGGCTGATGTGGCCCCCTGTGGCTCCGGAGCTGTCCCGGCAAGATTCAAGCCCTACCTGGCCGACAGGAAAACCGAAATATTGATTAGGAGCTGTGAGACTCCTTGCTACAAAGCAAAAAAGGGTTTCTTCGGGAAGCTGCAAAGCCTGATGCACAGCCTCTACAAACTGAAGAAGCACATTCCCTTTATCCCTAAGGCACCCACTCAGGTACATACACACGCTCTGGGGGAAAACCTAGTCCTTGCTTGTCCAGATGCCAAACCACATCATTCGGTAGCCTGGGACAAGGATAAAGAGCGCCTGTACCTTGCAGATTACCTGATTGGGCAAAAAGGGTCCATGCGGGTCTTTATTGACCATGGGAACCACCTGAAAATTCATCCGTCGAACGCGGTGACAAAGGCATCTACTACTGCTGGCTGGACGGTAAACTGA
- the LOC128470902 gene encoding Ig-like V-type domain-containing protein FAM187A, with protein sequence MAHASLWTSSPLWVVAIFCILSPAQNFEIIEKEDIYSVVPCPAFLLFDSVAYLADMTFELPCNRKPDNVHSVVWYYQRNLGAKDTRILTRITATAVDSKRGQIQSVAHLSYDIKMFNLIVFQAQPEESGHYICGTLDGQYFYGYNVDIQPSRGAHITFADKHANPQPELKMNDFTAFTALWEWSKCDRCDVRGEQRRLGMCYLQSPYIFPRNRVSKADVAPCGSGAVPARFKPYLADRKTEILIRSCETPCYKAKKGFFGKLQSLMHSLYKLKKHIPFIPKAPTQVHTHALGENLVLACPDAKPHHSVAWDKDKERLYLADYLIGQKGSMRVFIDHGNHLNIHSVERGDKGIYYCWLDGKLKAGFRLNVVRDPLKQRKFTDPDSIYTMKTIGLTALGCLGLFLIIHCLKCISYNFRCIPFMND encoded by the coding sequence ATGGCGCATGCCTCGCTGTGGACTTCTTCACCTTTATGGGTGGTGGCCATTTTCTGCATCTTGTCTCCAGCGCAGAACTTtgaaattatagaaaaggaGGACATCTACAGCGTTGTTCCCTGCCCTGCTTTTCTACTTTTTGATTCCGTTGCGTACCTGGCTGACATGACCTTTGAACTACCCTGCAATCGCAAACCGGATAACGTACACTCCGTGGTGTGGTACTACCAAAGGAACTTAGGTGCAAAGGACACGCGCATTCTTACGAGAATTACGGCTACCGCCGTGGACAGCAAACGAGGACAGATTCAGTCCGTTGCCCATCTCTCGTACGATATAAAGATGTTCAACCTCATCGTCTTCCAGGCTCAGCCGGAAGAATCTGGACATTATATCTGCGGCACTCTAGATGGACAGTACTTCTACGGCTACAACGTGGACATCCAGCCATCCAGGGGCGCTCATATCACCTTTGCAGACAAGCATGCAAATCCACAGCCGGAGCTGAAGATGAACGACTTCACGGCTTTCACTGCTTTGTGGGAATGGTCCAAGTGCGACCGCTGTGACGTGAGAGGAGAGCAGAGGAGATTGGGAATGTGCTACCTTCAAAGCCCGTACATTTTCCCAAGGAACCGGGTGAGTAAGGCTGATGTGGCCCCCTGTGGCTCCGGAGCTGTCCCAGCAAGATTCAAGCCCTACCTGGCCGACAGGAAAACCGAAATATTGATTAGGAGCTGTGAGACTCCTTGCTACAAAGCCAAAAAGGGTTTCTTCGGGAAGCTGCAAAGCCTGATGCACAGCCTCTACAAACTGAAGAAGCACATTCCCTTTATCCCTAAGGCACCCACTCAGGTACATACACACGCTCTGGGGGAAAACCTAGTCCTTGCTTGTCCAGATGCCAAACCACATCATTCGGTAGCCTGGGACAAGGATAAAGAGCGCCTGTACCTTGCAGATTACCTGATTGGGCAAAAAGGGTCCATGCGGGTCTTTATTGACCATGGGAACCACCTGAACATTCATTCCGTCGAACGCGGTGACAAAGGCATATACTACTGCTGGCTGGACGGTAAACTGAAGGCTGGATTCCGCCTTAATGTGGTGAGAGACCCGCTGAAGCAGCGCAAATTCACCGACCCGGACTCAATTTACACCATGAAGACGATTGGCCTTACTGCCCTCGGCTGTCTTGGGCTCTTTTTGATTATTCACTGCCTGAAGTGCATTTCGTACAACTTCAGATGCATCCCTTTCATGAACGATTAA